Proteins encoded within one genomic window of Trichoderma asperellum chromosome 2, complete sequence:
- a CDS encoding uncharacterized protein (EggNog:ENOG41): MPSAVSHKSHQSSDSTSVSHSDSIPTHPLGVKPLGNQYLAKGPNARRSIGAWACLPDELLALVLEGFDKQSLLNLGSTCKFLYAFCHSEELWKALYLRSQSTSSPSINWRGSWRSTVIGLPSEDEAKVDCSNVFSDVLHRPFACSNIDLANFVSKIPKANEIQRFENLTYEGYSERWTEQPFVLTKCIQEWPVYSQWTIDSLLKKYGEVEFRAEAVDWTFSQYCEYMNRNKDESPLYLFDRKFAEKMGLVVGHLEGAAYWRPDCFGPDLFEVLGDERPAHRWLIIGPERSGSTFHKDPNGTSAWNAVIQGAKYWIMFPPTAEVPGVYVSEDSSEVTSPLSIAEWLLTFHKEARQMPECVEGICNAGEILHVPSGWWHLVVNIESGIALTQNFVPRSPGLNLVSEVLSFLRDKPDQVSGFSRDVEDPFGLFTARLKQDYPDILERALELADKKSGKKRKWDAAVGRDEEQAEGFSFGFGGDDDEEIP; this comes from the exons ATGCCTTCTGCTGTTTCACATAAGAGTCACCAGTCCAGTGACTCAACTAGCGTCAGCCACTCTGACTCAATTCCAACTCACCCTCTCGGTGTCAAGCCCCTGGGCAATCAGTATCTCGCCAAGGGGCCAAACGCCCGCAGGAGCATCGGCGCATGGGCGTGTCTGCCTGATGAGCTCCTTGCTCTTGTTCTTGAGGGCTTCGACAAACAATCCCTGCTGAATCTCGGATCCACGTGCAAATTCCTATATGCCTTCTGCCACTCTGAGGAGCTCTGGAAGGCCCTGTATCTCCG GTCTCAATCAACTAGCAGCCCATCTATAAACTGGCGGGGCTCATGGAGGTCGACGGTCATCGGGCTTCCTAGTGAAGACGAAGCCAAAGTTGACTGCAGCAATGTCTTCTCCGATGTTCTGCATCGACCGTTCGCCTGCAGCAATATCGATCTCGCAAACTTTGTCTCCAAGATACCAAAGGCAAATGAAATCCAACGATTTGAGAATCTCACGTACGAAGGATACTCCGAGAGGTGGACTGAGCAGCCCTTTGTCTTGACAAAATGCATACAAGAATGGCCAGTCTACTCCCAGTGGACCATTGATTCACTGCTCAAAAAATATGGCGAAGTCGAGTTCCGTGCTGAAGCAGTTGACTGGACCTTTTCACAGTATTGCGAGTATATGAATAGGAACAAAGACGAAAGTCCACTGTACCTGTTTGATCGAAAGTTTGCCGAAAAGATGGGGCTCGTAGTAGGACACTTGGAGGGCGCCGCGTATTGGCGGCCCGACTGCTTTGGACCGGATCTCTTTGAGGTTTTGGGAGATGAGCGGCCAGCTCACAGGTGGCTGATCATAGGACCAGAACGAAGTGGCTCTACCTTCCACAAGGATCCCAATGGAACAAGCGCCTGGAACGCGGTGATACAGGGGGCTAAGTACTGGATCATGTTTCCTCCAACCGCTGAAGTCCCTGGTGTTTATGTGTCCGAGGACAGCAGCGAGGTAACCAGCCCGCTAAGCATTGCCGAGTGGCTTCTCACGTTCCACAAGGAGGCAAGGCAGATGCCTGAATGCGTTGAGGGCATCTGCAATGCTGGGGAGATCCTCCATGTCCCAAGTGGATGGTGGCACCTGGTCGTGAACATTGAAAGCGGCATTGCGCTGACGCAAAACTTCGTTCCTCGGTCCCCCGGCCTCAACCTCGTCTCTGAAGTGCTATCGTTCTTGAGGGATAAGCCCGACCAGGTATCCGGCTTCTCTCGAGATGTCGAAGATCCATTTGGGCTTTTTACGGCCAGGCTCAAACAGGATTATCCAGATATTTTGGAGAGAGCACTTGAATTAGCTGATAAGAAGAGtggcaagaagaggaaatgggATGCTGCAGTAGGCCGAGATGAAGAGCAGGCAGAAGGGTTCAGTTTCGGCTttggcggtgatgatgatgaagagataCCTTGA
- a CDS encoding uncharacterized protein (EggNog:ENOG41), producing the protein MVLDEHYEMCLPILQDPALEDEDKTDKIEELFKKETNMVGSSLENAILDVMWRWRECGGTSTSPPPIRQTILRRPSPASWRGGTPLSGSPRLAVSPLAPPGYIPATFGRTKSVTASPFGSPRASPRLAFATPVIPHSPNLNAYEFASDPTPATEILGEYQIENVDWLVNDDTISLSSSVGTTKSLNAAAPEFSSMSSQQIDMSPYDMLRSILGHTRTDEEIESALAAHNYDLSATITSMMEIQQDGGVRLDEPKNVLIGKSISAEGRPSTPVNQKAGVICKFYMSTGQCLRADCRFSHDLSNHLCKYWVMGNCLAGETCIFSHDPSKLVSKMSLESGSNTPTRSHSSLMLQDMNSFPSLHGDSDHHGSYSGSPNFASSPGMRSLRAESPRPRSRPGSRHQLKENYTAAPALDDNEAFPSLGAAIAKQGKKHHGKRGGHGHKENGTPSSLADIVKMNPPASPRLEVRKPVTNGNGVVGRDGEHSAAALAIPSPKHVPWLETGERANKAYLKARQEAIKHGGLRNKFLQSAAQAWNRNDARAAKALSLRGQSENDLMRKAHREAARELYEERNKNLDAVSEVYVDLHGLHPEEAVEYLEKVLLENEKGNRPVYAITGTGHHSKNGKDKVGKAIRAFLNEWRYAYREFSVPGDRNSMGGILGVDASSWDKSLARDGADEEKSTVDILSQGVEIGDGKVRMLVREPPKGPSRR; encoded by the exons ATGGTGTTAGACGAGCATTACGAGATGTGCCTGCCCATCTTGCAGGACCCCGCGCTCGAAGATGAGGATAAGACCGATAAAATAGAAGAGCTGTTCAAAAAGGAAACCAACATGGTTGGCTCGTCTTTGGAGAATGCCATTCTCGATGTCATGTGGAGATGGCGTGAATGCGGAGGCACCTCCACGTCACCGCCTCCCATCCGTCAGACCATCCTGCGACGACCGTCGCCGGCTTCGTGGAGGGGCGGAACGCCGTTATCAGGCTCGCCTCGCCTGGCCGTCAGTCCCCTCGCTCCGCCTGGATATATCCCCGCCACCTTTGGCAGGACCAAATCGGTTACAGCCTCTCCCTTCGGCTCTCCACGAGCCTCTCCTCGGCTAGCTTTTGCGACCCCTGTGATTCCCCATAGCCCAAATCTCAATGCATATGAGTTCGCTAGCGACCCCACCCCCGCCACTGAGATCCTCGGAGAGTACCAGATCGAGAATGTCGACTGGCTCGTCAATGATGATACCATCAGTCTCTCCTCGTCTGTGGGGACTACCAAGAGCCTCAATGCCGCCGCTCCGGAGTTTTCGTCAATGTCCTCGCAGCAAATCGACATGTCTCCTTACGACATGCTCAGGTCAATCCTGGGACATACAAGAACAGACGAAGAGATAGAATCTGCTCTTGCGGCACACAACTACGATTTGAGCGCTACTATTACGTCCATGATGGAGATTCAGCAAGATGGCGGCGTCCGGCTCGATGAGCCCAAAAATGTCCTCATTGGCAAATCTATATCTGCAGAGGGTCGTCCATCAACCCCAGTGAACCAAAAGGCTGGTGTTATTTGCAAATTCTACATGTCTACTGGACAGTGTCTGCGCGCAGACTGTCGTTTCAGTCATGACCTCAGTAACCACCTTTGCAA ATATTGGGTTATGGGTAACTGCTTGGCGGGCGAGACATGCATCTTCTCGCACGACCCGTCCAAGCTTGTAAGCAAAATGTCCCTGGAAAGCGGCTCTAATACTCCTACTAGGAGTCACAGCAGCTTGATGCTCCAGGATATGaattcttttccctctttacATGGCGATTCAGACCATCATGGAAGTTATTCAGGTAGTCCCAACTTTGCTTCGTCGCCAGGAATGCGGTCCCTGCGGGCCGAGAGTCCACGCCCTAGGTCACGACCCGGAAGCCGACACCAGCTGAAAGAAAACTATACAGCTGCTCCCGCCCTCGATGACAACGAGGCTTTCCCATCCCTTGGCGCGGCTATCGCAAAGCAGGGGAAGAAGCATCATGGTAAACGTGGTGGCCATGGTCACAAGGAGAACGGCACCCCTAGCTCTTTGGCCGACATCGTCAAGATGAATCCACCTGCATCTCCCAGACTCGAAGTGCGCAAGCCTGTTACCAACGGTAACGGCGTCGTCGGCAGAGATGGCGAACATAGCGCTGCAGCTCTGGCGATACCTAGCCCAAAGCATGTTCCCTGGCTTGAAACTGGAGAACGGGCCAACAAAGCATATCTCAAGGCTCGCCAGGAAGCTATTAAACATGGTGGCCTGAGGAACAAGTTTTTACAAAG CGCTGCACAAGCATGGAATCGCAACGACGCTCGGGCTGCCAAGGCTCTCAGTCTCCGCGGCCAGAGCGAGAATGACCTGATGAGAAAGGCTCACAGGGAGGCAGCTCGCGAACTATACGAGGAGCGAAACAAGAATCTGGACGCCGTGTCGGAAGTGTATGTCGACCTCCATGGCCTCCATCCAGAAGAGGCTGTAGAGTACCTGGAAAAAGTCCTCCTGGAGAATGAAAAGGGAAACCGACCTGTTTACGCTATCACCGGCACCGGCCATCACAGCAAGAATGGCAAGGATAAAGTAGGCAAAGCGATCCGAGCATTCTTGAATGAGTGGCGATATGCGTACCGAGAATTCTCCGTGCCAGGAGACCGCAATAGCATGGGCGGCATCTTGGGAGTGGACGCCAGCAGCTGGGACAAATCACTGGCAAGGGATGGAGCTGACGAAGAGAAATCCACTGTTGACATTCTCAGCCAAGGTGTTGAGATTGGCGACGGCAAAGTCAGGATGTTGGTCAGGGAGCCTCCCAAGGGTCCTAGTCGCCGGTGA
- a CDS encoding uncharacterized protein (EggNog:ENOG41~TransMembrane:5 (o92-114i135-157o169-189i248-267o287-308i)): MAGGYQDARSDSVSSDSSSPTTPPLSSSETRFPHPQQWSRSSRDASRRLSGNVSRSSRQISSDARDWLRGQWDAYIKWSQKMIATFWKLSPLYRALVILVILIGWTFIILSLLYSEAFFRWLATVSKTWREIPGGWLIAFMLIFVTSVPPIVGYSTANTIAGFVYGFPVGWPIAASACVIGSLAAFMACRTVLSGQVNRLIGNDHRFVALGQVLRRDGILYLTGIRFCPLPFSLSNGFLATIPSISPLSFVISTALSTPKLLIHIFIGSRLAIIAEAGDSMTLRDKMVNYASMIIGGAIGAAAGIIIYRRTMARAAELAREEATINAAEEGEGGYEDTVDTLLDPEDAAHAMGDDDVSLWDTQVDDGWGDAYDDDEDDGNAKTTKFNKD; this comes from the exons ATGGCAGGCGGATATCAGGACGCAAGGAGCGACAGTGTCTCTTCTGACTCCTCATCGCCTACcactcctcctctctcttcctccgaaACCCGATTCCCCCATCCGCAACAATGGTCTCGCTCCAGCAGAGACGCAAGCCGCCGTCTGTCAGGCAACGTCTCGCGGTCGTCACGGCAGATATCCTCTGATGCGCGGGACTGGTTGCGAGGCCAGTGGGATGCGTATATCAAATGGAGCCAGAAGATGATTGCGACGTTCTGGAAGCTCTCGCCCTTGTACCGCGCCCTGGTCATCCTCGTTATCCTAATAGGCTGGACgttcatcatcctctcctTGCTCTACTCGGAGGCCTTCTTCCGATGGCTGGCGACGGTGTCCAAGACATGGCGCGAGATCCCCGGCGGCTGGCTCATCGCCTTCATGCTCATCTTCGTGACGTCGGTGCCCCCCATCGTGGGCTACTCGACCGCAAACACCATTGCAGGCTTCGTCTACGGATTCCCCGTGGGCTGGCCCATTGCCGCCTCGGCGTGCGTTATCGGAAGCTTGGCTGCCTTTATGGCCTGCCGGACGGTGCTGAGCGGCCAGGTCAACAGGCTGATTGGCAACGATCACCGCTTCGTCGCGCTGGGCCAGGTTCTGCGTCGGGATGGAATTCTCTACTTGACGGGCATTAGATTCTGTCCTCTGCCTTTCAGCTTGAGCAATGGCTTCCTTGCTACCATCCCGAGCATATCGCCCCTCTCCTTTGTTATTTCTACAGCGCTGTCAAC GCCCAAACTCCTCATCCACATATTCATCGGCAGCCGGcttgccatcatcgccgAAGCAGGCGATTCCATGACCCTCCGCGACAAAATGGTCAATTACGCTAGCATGATCATCGGCGGGGCGATCGGCGCAGCtgccggcatcatcatctatcGCCGCACCATGGCCCGTGCCGCAGAGCTCGCCCGCGAAGAAGCCACCATCAATGCCGCcgaggagggcgagggcgGCTACGAGGACACCGTTGATACGCTCCTGGATCCCGAGGATGCGGCTCATGCAATGGGCGACGATGATGTTTCCTTGTGGGACACGCAGGTGGATGATGGCTGGGGTGATGCgtatgacgatgatgaggatgacggtAATGCGAAAACGAcaaagtttaataaagactAG
- a CDS encoding uncharacterized protein (EggNog:ENOG41), whose product MAYLHLTQTVADAFNALADEVQILSDRKTILEHKLRFAHEQFQYLADKYAPVTPEIEETIAKLQLPAQTTVDDTLPVPLPKHRTPQSQAQVALIIRDGRRAANKLVASLGEASKTTASSRDTLSQTSHVETSMSTTALEQDFTVEDKKGKLQCPFAKDAAANGNKEPKPETGPDLTPNQSEDPVCVAMCEEETFQQDAVNETQPSKCPIRFLDSPQEIAQYVEVHKNEIPRSHEICVRRYQGNEQQVRKLDAKYGNIVSMIEDLSHLHKPMLPGDEERTRRHSNTSKNSNDRVESWAHAVSASTDPEVPAEPPVDVDEDRLSHFDRPLKEVRVGESPSRPWGISVPTYKQPRNEPMSPPPAPVRMPSPARNTEAPAKPTGKCPFDHTAMKQPAFAGLNITSSPDPQVKNDTVSNTQDQMPSTSTKGHPENQATHENRTFIPQPTFINPDLSKAPNGPQMIFTGPVFIGYPMEQAIQFMNQYQRT is encoded by the exons ATGGCATATTTACATCTTACCCAGACCGTAGCGGACGCATTCAACGCGCTTGCGGACGAGGTGCAGATTTTGTCCGATCGCAAGACGATACTGGAGCACAAGCTGCGTTTCGCGCATGAACAG TTCCAGTATTTGGCCGATAAATATGCGCCAGTTACAccagaaatagaagaaaCTATAGCGAAGTTGCAGCTTCCAGCGCAGACTACCGTCGATGATACTTTGCCTGTGCCTCTCCCTAAGCATCGAACTCCGCAGTCCCAGGCTCAAGTTGCCCTCATCATTCGTGACGGACGCCGCGCTGCGAACAAACTGGTTGCCTCGCTAGGTGAAGCCAGTAAGACCACAGCATCATCCAGAGATACGCTGTCTCAAACCTCCCATGTAGAAACCTCCATGTCGACAACTGCTTTGGAACAAGACTTCACAGTTGAAGATAAGAAAGGCAAATTGCAGTGCCCCTTTGCTaaggatgctgctgctaatggGAACAAAGAACCGAAGCCTGAAACCGGCCCGGACTTGACTCCAAATCAATCTGAAGACCCTGTTTGTGTTGCCATGTGCGAAGAAGAGACGTTTCAGCAAGACGCCGTAAACGAAACTCAGCCCAGCAAATGCCCTATCCGATTTCTAGACTCTCCACAGGAGATTGCTCAATACGTTGAAGTTCACAAAAATGAGATTCCTCGAAGCCACGAAATCTGTGTGCGGAGATATCAGGGTAACGAGCAGCAGGTTAGGAAATTGGATGCAAAGTACGGAAATATTGTGAGCATGATTGAAGACCTAAGCCATCTCCACAAGCCGATGCTGCCCGGAGACGAGGAGCGCACACGCCGTCACAGCAATACCTCGAAAAATTCAAACGACCGAGTGGAGAGCTGGGCACATGCTGTTAGCGCAAGCACAGACCCGGAAGTCCCCGCTGAGCCGCCAGTCGATGTCGACGAAGACCGACTAAGTCATTTTGACCGGCCACTGAAGGAGGTGCGAGTAGGAGAATCACCAAGCCGTCCTTGGGGTATCTCTGTACCGACATATAAACAGCCCAGAAACGAGCCTATGTCGCCGCCTCCTGCCCCTGTACGTATGCCGAGCCCAGCACGGAACACGGAGGCACCAGCGAAACCAACAGGGAAATGCCCTTTTGACCATACAGCAATGAAGCAGCCTGCTTTTGCTGGATTGAACATCACCTCCTCGCCCGACCCACAGGTCAAGAATGATACCGTCTCCAACACCCAAGATCAAATGCCTTCTACGTCTACAAAGGGACACCCGGAGAATCAGGCCACTCATGAGAACCGCACTTTCATACCGCAACCTACCTTTATCAACCCAGATTTATCGAAAGCCCCGAACGGTCCGCAGATGATTTTCACCGGCCCTGTTTTTATCGGGTATCCAATGGAGCAAGCCATCCAATTTATGAATCAGTACCAACGGACTTGA
- a CDS encoding uncharacterized protein (MEROPS:MER0001367~EggNog:ENOG41): MALQRFAIPAAKLLRSKSHIVPGQLLVTEHFFQVPLDYSNPAAGSITLFGRSATKHETPVFPPDEPPSPKPWIVYLEGGPGFGNREPQDHPLTRTALSRGYQVLYLDHRGVGFSTPVSTAMLARLPGGNGPNAVDVQANYLKLMRQDNTVRDCESVRKLLTDGLPEHKARWSIFGQSYGGFVSISYLSLHPEGLREVFLTGGLAPVGKTPDQVYEATFRKTIERNALYYKKFPEDAETVRQIATYIEQEGGSQGVPLPGGGFLTVPRLLTIGIAFGGHGGFDQVHSILLHLKSSLDQFGFLTRASLTPLESFTSFDTNIIYAILHEAIYCNGPGSASNWSAYRVGQSLAQFSWLCKTNDSITSSASPDQPILFSGEMIFPFHFETYPELIPLRAVADRLASTSDWPALYDVDQLRKNKVPVYAASYIHDMYVDYGFAKDTANLIPGVKTFETNLMHHNAVRAKAEEVMQNLFGLRDDVLD, encoded by the coding sequence ATGGCCCTCCAACGATTCGCCATCCCCGCGGCAAAGCTACTTCGCAGTAAGAGCCACATCGTCCCTGGCCAGCTCCTCGTCACCGAGCACTTCTTCCAAGTGCCCCTGGACTACTCCAACCCGGCTGCCGGCTCCATTACTCTCTTCGGCCGCAGCGCAACCAAACATGAGACTCCCGTCTTCCCTCCAGACGAGCCTCCCTCTCCCAAGCCATGGATCGTATATCTCGAGGGCGGCCCCGGCTTTGGAAATCGTGAGCCCCAAGACCACCCGCTGACTCGGACGGCGCTGTCTCGCGGCTATCAGGTGCTTTATCTCGACCATCGCGGCGTTGGCTTCAGCACGCCTGTCTCAACAGCAATGCTTGCTCGCCTCCCTGGTGGTAATGGCCCCAATGCCGTCGATGTCCAGGCCAACTATCTGAAACTCATGCGCCAGGATAACACTGTACGGGATTGCGAATCAGTCCGCAAGCTCCTTACTGATGGGCTACCTGAGCACAAGGCCCGTTGGTCTATTTTCGGACAGTCTTATGGCGGCTTCGTCTCCATCTCGTACCTGTCTCTCCACCCCGAGGGCCTGCGCGAGGTCTTTCTGACCGGAGGCCTGGCCCCCGTTGGCAAAACCCCTGACCAAGTCTATGAGGCTACTTTCCGAAAAACTATTGAGCGTAACGCCCTGTATTACAAAAAGTTCccagaagatgctgagaCCGTGCGTCAGATAGCCACCTATATTGAACAGGAGGGCGGAAGTCAGGGCGTTCCCTTGCCTGGAGGAGGCTTCTTGACAGTGCCTCGCCTACTGACTATTGGTATTGCCTTTGGTGGCCACGGTGGCTTTGATCAGGTCCACTCTATACTACTCCATCTGAAGTCTTCGCTCGACCAGTTTGGCTTCCTCACGCGAGCCTCTCTTACTCCCTTGGAGAGCTTCACCTCGTTTGATACCAACATCATCTACGCAATTCTTCATGAGGCCATCTACTGCAATGGTCCCGGCAGTGCTTCAAATTGGTCTGCTTACCGTGTCGGCCAATCTCTCGCGCAATTCTCCTGGCTCTGCAAGACCAATGACTCGATTACCTCATCCGCCTCGCCCGACCAGCCGATCCTCTTCTCCGGAGAGATGATCTTCCCCTTCCACTTCGAAACTTACCCCGAGCTGATCCCCCTACGAGCTGTCGCCGACCGGCTCGCCAGCACATCTGACTGGCCAGCTCTTTATGACGTCGATCAGTTGCGCAAGAACAAAGTCCCTGTCTATGCGGCCTCGTACATCCACGACATGTATGTGGACTATGGCTTTGCCAAGGACACCGCGAATCTGATTCCAGGCGTAAAGACGTTTGAGACGAATCTCATGCACCACAATGCCGTGCGGGCAAAGGCTGAAGAAGTCATGCAGAACTTATTCGGCCTTAGAGACGACGTATTGGATTGA